TttgaaaaaatggaaatagaagtaaaggtaaccggaaccggaactgaaaagctgttcaagatatcaatgcagccagagttattagaaaagattagattgtgccaagaaagaataatgaatgagggcagagagtcaatgactggagaagagatccatacggagaaagatgataaagggataatgaggtactcttaccgaatttgggttccaaacgttcaagagcttaaagatgagattttggatgaaagccatagttcaaggtattccattcacccgggaagtaccaagatgtatagggatttgaaggaatattactggtggcccaacatgaagagggacgtagcagaatgggtaaacaaatgtttgacttgccaaagagtaaaggcagagcaccagagacccagtggacttttacgacccctggagattcccgagtggaaatgggaacagatagcgatggattttgttgtaggcttgccaaggacgaaagccaatcatgacgccatatgggtaattatagaccgactgacaaagtcagctcatttcattcctatcaatgagagatacacagtcgatagactggtggacatttaccttaaggaaatagtgacgcggcatggagtcccagcgtccattgtcttagaccgagaccccagattcaactccagattttggaggagctttcaggaatgtgcggggaccaagttaaatatgagtaccgcgtaccatccccagacggatgggcagagtgaaaggaccatccagacactagaggatatgttgagagtctgtgcaatagaccttaaaggaagttgggaagatcacttgccgttgatcgagttttcttataacaatagctttcatgctagcattggaatgccgccttatgaggccctgtacggaagaaggtgtcgatctcccttatactgggatgaagtaggagagcggaagatgctcggacccgaagtggtccaaaggaccaaagacatagtggatcttatcagaggacggcttgtagcaacccaagacagacagaagaaatatgcagacctagcccgaaaggacaaggaatatgaagtcggggacttagtactgctaaaggtatccccttggaagggattaatgatgttcggaaagaaaggaaaactaagcccaaggtacattggaccttttgagatattaagacggattggaaagttagcttacgagctagccttaccccctaacttgcaataagttcataatgtattccatgtgtcaatgctaagaaagtatcatcgggatgccagacacatagtggagtacgagcaggtggatatgcaaccagatctgacttacgtggagaagccagtaaggattatagataagaaggagcaggtgcttcggaacaaagtgatcaagctagtcagagtactattgcagaatcataatgtggaagaatcaacttgggaactaaagagcgcaatgctagaaaagtacccccatttgttttctatttgattccgggatggaatccttttaaggaggggagactgtaataacccccaaaattttgaactttttgtaacccttatgaatagtgttttagctgaatgagaaaacttttcatgccacactatgtaggggttctgttatggatattctgagattttattagtactctatatggtatataagtgtatgtaaagatcgtcagaatccaatttcgaacactttgatttttcccggaaatccactagatacggaaagaattaagtataaggtaacaggataaaaaggatttaaaattcaaggattttaatagaggatcataaaaaggaatataatgtattgagaaaggttaagggaacctaagtaataagatcccgggtatgatccctcaaacgataaacgaaaacaaaagttaagcgaaccgtataacagatcagcggtcattaggcaaacaattaggaagttaatcaaagagattagaggggatgatgtcatccaaccaatgagaagaggacaaagaggggaggatgacatcacatgatgacataagcatgacatagggaggaaggagatgtggttgaattagaaccacataAAGTTCAAGGCTAAAACgataattaaccaaaacaaaaacaaaactacatccaccaagccaaaacaaatcatttcatcaaaacaaaaaaattcaatttctcttcaccaagaacttgctctcggctttttacactttcaaagagaagaaatttcaaaatcctagatccaagcttcctaaattggtaagataattctctagtattccttatgcatagttatggctatattatgagtttaagcctccaattcattctctatcttctccaagaaaccaatgaagaagacaatgaatagtgatttcaaggtttttaacttgatttttcttgtttttcctttaagatccaagcatctctaagactcctcaaggcttcctaaggcttcctagctactcacaccacttcaaggaaggtatatcatctctaaaccctagctttactttgtatattaggatgattttggttgttatggtaaagagtagcttgaagcttgtttgtttagagtttgggttggaatggtggtgaatgaattgttgaaatcttatgatttggttaaaggatgtagtatagcttaaattcaagttttaggattaagtaaattgattataatgagttgatttggggctgttgtaatgtgatatggatgggctttggttgtaagaatggattggggttgtttgatgattgaattggaatggtataaaattgggaaatcgagtaaacatagccgtcgtaatgtccaatttactttagactgcttttgttcataacattaggacccgagaaccccctgctagattttgaccattgccatgtttagatagtgcatgttacgagcttcgttttgatatgtagttcgtttgattctgatgtacggtttaggagaaacgactgttttaagtaacggcatttcgcgaacgaaacatttcccctcgccttactttgaaacataggttaaagaccaaaaagggttaattaatgtatgaaacaattatgttaagcGTGTTAGGCAGTTgctaagacactcgcgaaggaatcgccttaaaactcgtaatggttaaattattaaaaatggtggagccgagggtactcgagtgacttaagagaatcagtaagcgcaaaacaagcgttagagtctaagttggttaaagtatagatttacaagtgactttggtttaattccaacttacttgttgtttataggttaccagactcgtcccgagccaattgtaacccccagtcgctcaggcaagttttctacccgtataactgttgttgtgatgtatatgtgtatatgcatgatcttgcgataaatgcatatttgttattagcaaattcttgtgatatattgtagcatgtgatatggtatatatgcatgcctgatttatatttttggtttatatatctgttggttcaaacgcttatagttgcataatacctatgctagagataagcggtatttgagtttacccttagtataggggataaaaggtgaacatatttctaaaccgggagtcgatgttcccgagaataatatatatttttatatatatatatatatggttatagttttcaaaactattaatcgaataaggtttattcgataactttatctttattttattatttgaatattactttaatattcatccgagggcttacgtctcatttattttatttaatgaatatcatttcgaatattcattcgagggcttatgactcagtttatattatttaatgattattaattggatattcatttgaggatgtatgactcctttattttatttaatgaatattatttataatattcattcgaggtattatgactccgcttattatttattaatattctttactttattaaagaataatgttcgataatcaaacttacttttgatattcaaataaagatattactttcgtataagtatatctttgattatttactattcatttccaatataagttttccaacttctacctcaattattctttatgggaatattatttagataataatattcagatatttcttttatattgagactgatttactttattaaatcagcattattccaaacactctttaaagtgttttcgagtctttaaaatgattttcaaaaattagagcggatcccaaaactcatttttttatatatttaagatcttccttttaaaaaggggatttaaatactcgctcaaaacctgagggatccggctctgtggtgtgttttatattcgcaacaaggttgctgtcttgataaaagaattttgattacttacccaacactcgggaagtaaaatccttggaacaagttaatccattaacaggcatcgcctgggaaatatcggtgagttttcctttccaactagatacgacttcttggtggagccgtatcaacaagtttctaattggggaaagtggggacgagctttacgtttcagagtcatggattttatctgaactaggagtggcgtaagtggtcgagtgacgccggcccagccttattatattggcccaaatggcctggaagttccgctaagacggtccattccttaggagtccagtattcggttgacaagtaaatccgacaggttctcctctacatgtagaaaatggtggggttgtactactgcgaccgatcatcgtaagtggtcttcctggcgcgacaaactcccgtaatgagttcatcatccagttggataattctgcaacactacccgtagcatttcgatcgaaaggctacgaatgggtggttgccgaagcattgacagggtcaaacagttttattggtgtatccattgaatgaagtatctcgtaacttcatttcttttcaaaatatttcaaagatcaaatatattcaagttttatttgtggtctcatccatgggatgacctcgtgaatcttattatactttgaacagtagtagttcaagtagatttctaaaatggtataagtacagtgaagtaattggtaacttcatcttccttaaaacttatatccagtaagtaattaccttacacatgataaaggattctagtaagtatccatttagatacttgtattattgttatcactatatattatcttgcgagctgtaaggctcactcttgctttatttcttcatcacacaacaacagttatgaaagatggccagactccagcagacccagcgcaagcgcgtgggaagcgtcccgcgtcttcccgttgatgttgtagctgctatagctgcagaggtatatctattggtagatcaggcattctacttttgagaatcaattatgtataattataacttgtggcagataatggcaattaactgtaaatttatcaagtaatcattttgggttgtaataacttttaattgaggattcaaggacttgtacttatttcaatttcatctctgagactataacgggttgtggtgtgtgttagtgtggggtcacagcataaggttatttattattaattaagtgaagtgataattatggaaagaatgaccgtgacgacccggatccctgaccccagatctgggggtgttacacttacTATTTTCATCTTCATTAGAACTATCTATAGATCTTAATTCATCACTGTTAAAGGCTGACTCATCACTATCAATACCTGTATTCATTGAAACCCCCTTGTAACCTCCCTATGTGTTCCATTTGCCATTTGTTCTTTAACACTCTTATAAAATTATCTACATTCAACTAGTTCTTCATCAGAAATTTGAAGATCATCATCCTCACTCCAAAGGGTATCATCACTGTCAGTTGCACGTGTACTCTTCAGCACTACCTATATAATCATAGTCTTCATTTTCTACATCAGTACCCAAGTGCAAATCAACATTTTTACCTAACTGTTCATCATCATTATAATTTTCATATTGATGTGGTGTTTGTAAAATATCAACAACAGATTTTTCAGTGGAATGGTTAACAAATAACTCAATCAAGCCAAAAGGTAAACACAAATTTGTCATATCCATAACACATGCATCATCAAAAAGTAGCCTGAAACCATTTTCAAAACTATGTCCGTCAGCTTTAAAATACACTTTGCACCCCGGATCATACCCGTATTTTCTTGCATATTCTTCTAAATCCAAAAATGTAATCAAATCAGGGTCAATGTCTTCGATAACATCAACACTTCCATTTATATACGCTAAAGAAGGAGGTTTTGTAAAGTATCCATGATGGTACAGTGTTATATTAACACTAAACACAGGCATTCTGAAATATATATAAACATTAATTAAGATTTATACAAGAACCACTATTTGTGATTGCACATACGAAACAAGCATATACGTATGATTACACACAGGAAACAAGCTTTCTTTTCATGTACGattatatgcatatatatatgaTTGCACATAAGAAAGAAGAATATATGATCATGTTATTTATGTGAGCAACACATACTTGGAAAAAGATTAAGACATTAATCATACCTTAGGGTTTTTACGATAATTTGATTTGATCATGTAAGAGCGATAGATTCAGCTCTTTGATTTAGGGTTTTTCTTCTCTAGGTCTTTCAATCGCACAACTCCAACCTTTTATCGGAAGAAAAAATGTCTTGTGTTATTGTGTGGgtattgataaaaaaaattatgtatcCAATTGTAGTGTCATACAGGTGCCACATCATCAACGTAACATTTTCTGTTAATGGATTTAACGGCAGTGACCCAAATGATATCAATAATTCACTTTAGTGAGTAGAGTGAGACCCCGTGGAGATCAGTTATCAACTTGATATCATTGTGTGACTTTAATGATATGTTTGATAATTAACCCCTTAAAAAATTTAATATCAATAGCTTTTTTCATTATGACAAATTGTATAAGTGAAAATTATAGTTTTTGTTTTTAAATATTTAAGAGTTATAATTGAAAATAAAAGTTACGAATAACTTAATTGATTATCAATTGTGAAATATGAACTAGTATTTTGATAGAGTTAATATGAAACTCATTTCATGCATATTCTGCCTTAATTCTCATAATTTTTTATCagtttttaattaattatgattagTTTAGCTTGTAAGATTTTATCCCCATTTGACGAAACTCTTCTTTCACTTAAAGACCGGTTTTCTGACTATATAGTTGATATGAGAAACATAGATATTTCAAAATTTAAAGGTTATTACCGACTTCATTAAATGATGcttgaaaaatacaaaaatattaAACATCTTTGGATAAAATTGTCACTGATAGCAAACAAAATGTACGGTTAGAAAATAGTTCTGAAACTGCTTTACTTGGCATTTAGTCTTTAGAATGACAAATGCAGCAAACACAATTACACAAAAACTAGTAGCCATGCAGACTTTGTTTATTATCTTATCCGTAAAAGATGGTGCCGTTTAAATCACGAGTAACACAAGACTGTCAAATTGCTACCAATTCTACAAAACTTGTTGCTAAAAAAACAATAAGACAAAGTACAGTGCCCTCTCCATTAGGATACAGATGGTGGCGCAGCCTCACCATTATATTTCTTTCTTTATTCTATTCGCAATCCATTTGCCTAATCTTAAGTCTTCCCTGGTTTATCTAGAATCACACCAATCTTGAACTTATCTTTTACAACCACATCCAACTCTtttttattcaagattcatatATTATCACATTTGTGTTTGTGAAAACATTCAGCAACTTTTCATTACTTCATTTTCACCTTCTATTTTACTATTCTATGAAAATTACACATTATTCATGGCTTTTATTGACACTGTTGGTCCAAGTCAGCTTGATAAGTGTATTCGCTTCTGGCCAATGTCTAGACTCTCAAAGAAGCTTGTTGCTTCAGCTAAAACAGAGTTTAACGTTTGATTCTTCGGTATCAACCAAGCTAGTTCAATGGAATCAGACTACAAAAAATTGCTGCAAATGGCGAGGTGTAACTTGCAACAAAGCTAGTGGTCGTGTTATTGGCTTAGACCTCAATAACGAAGGCATTACTCGTGAAATAAGCATTTCCAGCACTTTAATCAGACTTCAATTTCTCGAGAGGTTGAACTTGGCTTCAAACAGTTTTAATGATACACGAATCCCATCTGGATTGGTACATTTCACCAGTTTAGTGTATCTGAACTTGTCAAATTCATTTAGCGGTCAAGTTCCAAACGTGTTCTCGCGAATGAAAAAGTTGGCTGTTCTTGATCTCTCTAATTCTTACTCCTTAAAGATAGAAAAGCCAAGGTTGAGCATAATCGTTCAGAATCTTACACAACTTGCTGAACTTTATCTTGATTCTGTTGATATGTCAAGCCAAGGATCTGATTGGTCCCGTGCTATCTCATCTTCACTGCCTAACTTGAGAATTCTGAGCTTGACAAATTGTCAGATTACTGGTCCTATAGATTCTTCTTTTGGCAAACTTCAGTTTCTTTCAGTGATCAAAATCGATGGTAACAGTCTGAACATTCCATTTCCAGAATCTTTTGCGAACTTGAGTAGCTTGACCGTTCTGAGTCTCCATTCATGTAATTTCAGTGGAGTGTTTCCCAAAAGAATCTTGCAGATACCGACTCTTCACACTCTGCGTTTGTCATACAATGAACTGCTCAAGGGTTCTCTGCCAGAATTTCCTCGAAAAGGATCCCTCCGAGAGTTGTTCCTCTACAATACCAACTTTTCAGGTGGAGTGCCAGAGTCAATTGGTAACATGGGCAGGTTGTATGAGATAGATTTAAGCCAAAGCAATTTTAGTGGAAGAATCCCACAATCAATGGCAAAGCTTACTCAACTTGTTCGTTTGAACTTGGCATACAACAAATTTTCAGGTATTATCCCACCACTACGTAAATCCAAGAACTTGACATACATAGATTTATCTAATAATCAGTTATCTGGTCCAATCCCCTCAACTCACTTTGAAGGCCTTGATAATCTTGTACATATTGATCTGAGTTTCAATATGTTCAATGGAGGCATTCCATCATCTCTGTTTGCTTTACCATCATTGCAGAAGTTTTTGCTTCATTTCAATCACTTCGATGGTGTACTGAATAATTTTTTAAGTGCTTCATTGTCTCAGTTGGAAACGCTTACTTTAAGTAGCAACAAGCTTTATGGACCTATCCCAGCAACCTTTTTTGATCTAAAAAAACTACAATCACTATCCCTGTCTTATAACAACCTTTCTGGAAAAGTACAATTTGAGAGCTTTCAAAAACTTGACAAACTCGAAGTTCTTGATCTTTCCCACAACCGATTGTCGATTATAACAGGTCCCAACAAATCTAGCAATTATCTACTTCCCGATGTCTACTTGTTATATTTGGCTTCTTGCAACCTTAAAGAATTTCCTAATCTAAGAAACCAATCAAAGCTTCAAAATTTGGATCTGTCGGACAATGAAATTGGTGGGGAAATACCAAACTGGATTTGGAGTATAGGCCAAGGATCTCTCTCATCCTTAAATCTTTCTCATAACCTGTTAACAAGTCTCCAACAACCTTATGTTCTTCCAAAATTAACTTACCTCGACTTGCACTCTAACCATTTGACTGGGGAAATCCCAATACCACCTAAAATTTATGAATATGCGGATTACTCTTCCAATGATTTCAGTTCTTCGATCCCTGCCAACATTGGATTTAACATTAGTTCTGCATACTTCTTTTCTGCTTCAAGGAACAATTTGACAGGAATCATCCCTGAGTCCATATGCAATGCAAAAAACCTCGCACTTCTTGATTTGTCATACAATAGATTAAATGGGAAGATACCTTCATGTTTACTACACAAGAGCAAAGTTCTTCAAGTATTGAATCTTGGAAATAACAATTTCAGTGGCAATCCTCCTGGAGCAATTTTTAAAGGGCGTGGTTTGAGAACTCTAGACCTGCAGGAGATCAGCTGAAAAATTGTGCCCACATCTTAGTCCAATTGCGAATCCTTAGTGGTGTCGAACCTGCAGAATAACCATATCAATGGTACTGTTAGAAAAGGAATCAGGAGCTGCTGATCAAGTGTTGGAGTTTTTAAATGAAAAGCTATTACTGAGACTAGTCTTGTAATGTTTCAATGAAGTCAAATAACAATCCTTTTTTATAGAACTTGGCTAGTTTGATAAATTCAGTTAGATGATGTATAAACTGGGATCATATGACTCCATAAATAAGTTTTTTCCAGTACCATAGCTTATTTATTAATCTTGTTCATCTAGTAAGTTCAGTAACCAACAAAATAGTACGGACCCTGTGAGGTtgtgttattattattttaataattattattttatgggttatatataaatatatcaattatattAGCTATTTATTTTATTGGGTTAAATTAAGTGATCAAATAAAAAAttcaattatattttaatttattgtatGGATCTAATAATTGGATAATCATATTAGGTCCGGTTAAATTATAATGAAAGATTTAATGAGGCGTTATATATAAAAAGATTATAGTTCCTAATATATCAAAGTACGTTACACGACTTATATATATCCGAGAGAGCTATTAAAAAATCCTAAGGAGTACTTGGTTGAGAAAGAAAATAATCCAGAATATTATACAGATATTGTTACACTTATTCAGCTACGCTTCCGTCTTTGGTTTAATCTAGATAATTAGATATGATGATTACGATCATTATCTCTATTTTAGAGATTTATGTGTTtatagtgttagatatatttgtgatgtcatgtctaatatgatttgtatttagttttcagatcttacttaacaggacaaatcagtacttaactaaaaatcagtacttatagtgaagtcagaacttaagttatcagaacttaagttatcaggagataatattaggacttaaggagactttcagataaggcaggcggctgattgaaaaaaaaaagatcaagaaaaacgcaagaagaaatatgcatgaagaagaaattctatgaagaatagaatacttggaaaaaaagataactgattgatatattttaggaagcataattatattcaatatcaattagaagattatcttgtaattgtgtagtatataaacacgggcatagggtttacactatacgtgttatcattatcgaagttattattcattataaccctagcagctctcgtgataatttgttcatcactgagagaggacagttccatattgtaacagagtttattgtgttgaataaaatctgtgttctgttacgtgtgttctttaattcgatttgattgtagtaaatactgtattcaacccccttctacagtgtgtgtgacctaacaagcgGTATCatagcagatctgttaacacaaaaacagtttaagatccaaaaacaatcatgtctgaagaagaacaaactccaaccaagcccaccaaaactgaagaacctccaaagactcaaatccataatcgatatgagactattagagttcccatactgaaaccatctgaatatcccatatgtaaggtgaggatgtctatatttctggaagctacagatccagaataccttgacagaatcaatgaaggaccacacaagccaaccaagctctctgttatagttgcagatcagccagcacagacagtaccaaaggagaaaagtgaatatacagctgaagatatctcatatattgctaaggatgcaaaggtacgacatttgctgtatagtgccattgataatatcatgtcaaacagggtaatcaactgcaagactgcaaatgagatatgggatgccttggaaacaagatgtcagggaactgattcaattaagaagaacaggaggactatactcactcaagagtatgagcactttgactcaacACCTGATGAGTCAATAACTGGATTATAAGacatatttgtcaaactcttgaatgatctgtcactggtggacaaggaatatgaacttgaagattcaaatcttaaattcctcttagctcttcctgaaagttgggatttgaaggccaccattataagagacaactatgttcttgatgaaacaactcttgatgaaatttatgggatgctcaagactcatgaacttgagatggaacaaagaagcaagagaaatgtaaggaagtcaaggacagttgctcttaaggctgagga
The sequence above is drawn from the Apium graveolens cultivar Ventura chromosome 2, ASM990537v1, whole genome shotgun sequence genome and encodes:
- the LOC141690438 gene encoding uncharacterized protein LOC141690438; this encodes MKITHYSWLLLTLLVQVSLISVFASGQCLDSQRSLLLQLKQSLTFDSSVSTKLVQWNQTTKNCCKWRGVTCNKASGRVIGLDLNNEGITREISISSTLIRLQFLERLNLASNSFNDTRIPSGLVHFTSLVYLNLSNSFSGQVPNVFSRMKKLAVLDLSNSYSLKIEKPRLSIIVQNLTQLAELYLDSVDMSSQGSDWSRAISSSLPNLRILSLTNCQITGPIDSSFGKLQFLSVIKIDGNSLNIPFPESFANLSSLTVLSLHSCNFSGVFPKRILQIPTLHTLRLSYNELLKGSLPEFPRKGSLRELFLYNTNFSGGVPESIGNMGRLYEIDLSQSNFSGRIPQSMAKLTQLVRLNLAYNKFSGIIPPLRKSKNLTYIDLSNNQLSGPIPSTHFEGLDNLVHIDLSFNMFNGGIPSSLFALPSLQKFLLHFNHFDGVLNNFLSASLSQLETLTLSSNKLYGPIPATFFDLKKLQSLSLSYNNLSGKVQFESFQKLDKLEVLDLSHNRLSIITGPNKSSNYLLPDVYLLYLASCNLKEFPNLRNQSKLQNLDLSDNEIGGEIPNWIWSIGQGSLSSLNLSHNLLTSLQQPYVLPKLTYLDLHSNHLTGEIPIPPKIYEYADYSSNDFSSSIPANIGFNISSAYFFSASRNNLTGIIPESICNAKNLALLDLSYNRLNGKIPSCLLHKSKVLQVLNLGNNNFSGNPPGAIFKGRGLRTLDLQEIS